One part of the Quercus lobata isolate SW786 chromosome 7, ValleyOak3.0 Primary Assembly, whole genome shotgun sequence genome encodes these proteins:
- the LOC115952118 gene encoding uncharacterized protein LOC115952118: MLASGLEEFISFKRRLVDPIEEFPLESPSLLFILFYHSHECGSLADRIEKSIEKFLWGGLGDEFKHHLVGVGGIGYALLLLMVGIRKLATFNQALLGKLLWRFGIEETHLWRRVVISKSSEEWGVKSAKPVLGIHGCGLWKSIRMGCQLYTLRLVLVTGFAFGIWHDCWCGDQSLRVVFLVLYDNFTDRDASMASLLVRSSMGKRQGWHFRFLQDFNDLELDLVASVLHLLESHIPITEDGDKVKWRLKKNEEFDIRFLYNAKGF; the protein is encoded by the coding sequence ATGTTGGCTAGTGGGCTGGAAGAGTTTATATCTTTCAAAAGGAGGCTGGTTGATCCTATTGAAGAGTTCCCTTTAGAGTCTCCTAGTTTATTATTTATCCTTTTTTACCATTCCCATGAGTGTGGCAGTCTGGCAGATAGGATAGAGAAGTCGATAGAGAAATTTTTGTGGGGAGGATTGGGGGATGAGTTCAAACATCATTTGGTTGGGGTGGGTGGTATAGGGTATGCACTCCTATTGCTAATGGTGGGGATTAGGAAGCTTGCAACATTCAATCAGGCTCTCTTGGGGAAGTTGTTGTGGCGGTTTGGGATTGAGGAAACACATTTATGGAGGCGTGTAGTCATATCAAAATCCAGCGAGGAGTGGGGTGTTAAGAGTGCGAAACCGGTTCTAGGTATCCATGGATGTGGTTTATGGAAGAGCATTAGGATGGGATGTCAGTTATACACTTTGAGGTTGGTATTGGTAACTGGATTTGCTTTTGGCATTTGGCATGATTGTTGGTGTGGTGACCAGTCGTTGAGAGTGGTTTTTCTAGTCTTGTATGATAATTTCACAGATAGGGATGCTTCAATGGCATCCTTATTGGTGAGGTCGTCTATGGGGAAGAGGCAGGGTTGGCATTTTAGATTCTTGCAGGACTTCAATGACTTGGAGTTGGACTTGGTAGCTTCTGTTCTCCATCTTCTGGAATCTCATATTCCCATTACAGAGGATGGTGACAAAGTGAAGTGGAGGTTGAAAAAGAATGAGGAGTTTGATATTCGTTTCTTATATAATGCTAAGGGGTTCTAA
- the LOC115953527 gene encoding protein CANDIDATE G-PROTEIN COUPLED RECEPTOR 7-like, whose amino-acid sequence MTKTPFLFLSILFLSLLLYPSSAEIKSLSIASDSRPMILFEKFGFTHTGHVTISVSSVSFSSPHAGTDPSLLGFFLLSEESLLQVLLEIQRNPQFCVLNSHYISFLFTFRDLSPPPKSSFNHSYPVTSPNEYSLFFANCAPESSVSMDVRTEVYNVDRDGSKDFLSAGQTHLPSLFFVFSLAYFAFVGFWIYICFTNKRSVHRIHLLMAGLLLMKALNLICAAEDKHYVKVTGTPHGWDVLFYIFQFIRVVLLFTVIVLIGTGWSFLKPFLQEKEKKVLMIVIPLQVLANIASVVIGETGPFIKDWVTWNQVFLLVDIICCCAIIFPIVWSIRSLRETSKTDGKAARNLAKLQLFRQFYMVVIGYLYFTRIVVFALRTIAAYKYQWVSNAAEEIASLIFYMIMFYMFRPVEKNEYFVLDEEDEEAAELALRDEEFEL is encoded by the coding sequence atgacGAAAACACCcttcctcttcctctccatCCTCTTCCTTTCCCTCCTCCTCTACCCTTCCTCCGCCGAGATCAAATCCCTCTCCATCGCCTCCGACTCCCGCCCCATGATCCTCTTCGAGAAATTCGGCTTCACCCACACCGGCCACGTCACCATCTCCGTCTCCTCCGTCTCCTTCTCCTCCCCTCACGCCGGCACCGACCCTTCCCTCCTCGGCTTCTTCCTCCTCTCCGAGGAGTCCCTCCTCCAAGTCCTCCTCGAGATCCAGCGGAACCCTCAGTTCTGCGTCCTCAACTCCCACTACATCTCTTTCCTCTTCACCTTCCGCGACCTCTCTCCTCCTCCAAAGTCCTCCTTCAACCACTCCTACCCCGTCACCTCCCCCAACGAGTACTCCCTCTTCTTCGCCAACTGCGCGCCGGAATCCTCCGTCTCCATGGACGTCCGCACCGAGGTCTACAACGTCGATCGCGACGGCTCCAAGGACTTCCTCTCCGCCGGTCAGACTCACCTCCCTTCCCTCTTCTTCGTCTTCTCCCTCGCTTACTTCGCCTTCGTCGGCTTCTGGATCTACATCTGCTTCACCAACAAGCGCTCCGTTCACCGGATCCATCTCCTCATGGCCGGTTTGCTGCTCATGAAGGCCTTGAATCTGATCTGCGCCGCCGAGGACAAGCATTACGTTAAGGTCACCGGCACGCCTCACGGCTGGGACGTGTTGTTCTACATCTTCCAGTTCATTAGGGTTGTGCTGCTGTTCACCGTGATCGTTTTGATCGGAACCGGCTGGTCGTTTTTGAAGCCTTTCTTGcaagagaaggagaagaaggtGTTGATGATTGTGATCCCTCTCCAGGTTCTCGCCAATATCGCCTCCGTCGTGATCGGCGAGACCGGGCCGTTTATCAAGGATTGGGTGACGTGGAACCAGGTGTTCTTGTTGGTCGATATCATATGCTGCTGCGCTATCATTTTCCCAATCGTGTGGTCGATTCGGTCTCTCAGAGAGACCTCGAAGACCGACGGGAAGGCCGCCAGGAATCTGGCGAAATTGCAGCTGTTCAGGCAGTTCTATATGGTGGTGATTGGGTACTTGTATTTCACGAGAATCGTTGTGTTCGCGCTTAGGACAATCGCGGCGTATAAGTATCAGTGGGTGAGCAATGCAGCTGAGGAGATTGCTAGCCTTATTTTCTACATGATTATGTTCTACATGTTTAGGCCAGTGGAGAAGAATGAGTACTTTGTTCTTGATGAGGAGGACGAAGAGGCCGCTGAATTGGCTCTTAGGGATGAAGAATTCGAGCTTTGA